The Microcoleus sp. FACHB-672 sequence GAAAGTCTTTTTATCCAGATTTACAACCTTCTGAGCCATCGGCACCCGCAAAACCGGCAAATGAAGTGAACTGGGTCAAGATAGTTTTGATAAGCGTGACAATTGTCTACTTATCATTAGTTATGTTCATTCCATCTTTGAATGTTTTTGTGGAAGCGTTTAAAGCTGGTATGGGGCCATTTTTAAAGAACCTAACAGAACCAGCTTTTATTCATGCCATCAAGCTAACTGTTTTAATCGCTTTAATTGTTGTGCCGATTAATACAGTGTTTGGACTTTGTGCGGCGTGGGTCATTGCGCGGAACCACTTTCGGGGACGAACCTTACTGATTAGCATTTTAGACGTCCCTTTTGCCGTATCTCCTGTAGTCGCTGGACTGATGATTGTGCTACTTTACGGACGGAATGGTTGGTTTGGCCCACTTCTAGAATCAGCCAACATAAAAATTATTTTTGCGATGCCGGCAATGGTACTGGCGAGTGCATTTATCACTTTACCTTTTGTAGCTCGTGAAGTCATTCCGGTTTTAGAAGAAGCCGGTTCAGAGCAAGAAGAAGCTGCCAAAACTTTGGGTGCAAATGATTGGCAAATATTTTGGCGTGTGACACTGCCAAATATCCGTTGGGGTTTACTCTACGGGGTGATTTTAACAAATGCCAGAGTTATGGGCGAGTTTGGCGCAGTATCAGTGGTATCTGGAAATATTGCCCGTAAAACTCAAACCCTGCCTTTATTTGTTGAAGAAGCTTACAAGCAATACCAGACACAAGCTGCTTATTCAGCGGCGGTTTTGTTGGCGTTTCTAGCCGTTGTCACCCTTATCTTGAAGGAACTTCTTGAACAAAAAACTCGCATTAAAAACGTGGATTAGGAGGGCTACATGGTTATTAAAAATCCCACAGATTCCCATAGCGAGCGTTTAAATGAGTTACAGGAAAACCCGGAACTAGCAGAAGCTAGCGATCCTGAAGATAATCCGATCCTTCTTACCCGGATTAGAAT is a genomic window containing:
- the cysW gene encoding sulfate ABC transporter permease subunit CysW; the protein is MNYNVAGKSFYPDLQPSEPSAPAKPANEVNWVKIVLISVTIVYLSLVMFIPSLNVFVEAFKAGMGPFLKNLTEPAFIHAIKLTVLIALIVVPINTVFGLCAAWVIARNHFRGRTLLISILDVPFAVSPVVAGLMIVLLYGRNGWFGPLLESANIKIIFAMPAMVLASAFITLPFVAREVIPVLEEAGSEQEEAAKTLGANDWQIFWRVTLPNIRWGLLYGVILTNARVMGEFGAVSVVSGNIARKTQTLPLFVEEAYKQYQTQAAYSAAVLLAFLAVVTLILKELLEQKTRIKNVD